The Capsicum annuum cultivar UCD-10X-F1 chromosome 1, UCD10Xv1.1, whole genome shotgun sequence sequence AGTATCTGGAAGAAAGACAGAAGCATTACAATGTGCACAAGAGGGGCAGTTGTGGGGGCCAGCTCTTGTTCTCGCTGCACAACTTGGTGATCAGGTTTGTCTGGTTcttactccccccccccccccccccccccctcctcctcTCTCTTTCCCTTTCCCCTCTCaattatatgtgtgtgtgtgtatatttctATTAACATATTGTGATTTCATGCGTAATTGTAGTTCTATGGAGAAACAGTGAAGCAAATGGCACTTCGACAGTTAGTAGCAGGGTCACCTTTGCGGACGCTGTGCCTACTAATTGCTGGTCAACCAGGTGCTGTCTTTTCTATAGATTCTGCAGCTCAAAGTGGCATGCCTGTTGTAAATGCGGTTCAGCAGCCTGCTCAGGTTTTATGTTCAGAACTTGCTACAAGCAGTTAGTATTCATTAGCTTGTTTGCTGCCTTTCCCCCCTTAAACCTGTGGTGCTGTTATAAACATAGTATCATAATCATTCTTTGACTTTTAAAGCTTCAATTAAAAGAGCTCTGAAGGAATATTAGCATGTACTGGAAGGTTAATACTTAATAGTGATGAGGAAAGGGAAATGGAGCATCGCTATGCATCTTTTGATCCCTGTAATTTTGATTAGGCTGCTATTTTGAAGTCCAAAGACTTCTGTTTGGTTGGAGATAAGTTCGGTGTGGGCATTAGGGTGCAAATCTCAGCAGAGACAAAAAGGGGGAAAAAGACTAGGCAAGTTCTTCCCATCCACCTAAGCCTTGGCAGACCGAGTTGCTCAGTACCTATGCTGGTGGGTGAGAGATAGTAGCTATCCAGTGTACCACCATTGTTAAAAAAGAAGTTTAGTCTGGGCATTGTTCTTGCAGACGTGCAGAACTTTGATGATGAGTTGGGTGGGGGCTTCTTTCTGTCAGATGTACAGAACCTTAATATGTCCAGACAGGATCTAATAATTTTCCTTAACTATTACGGTTGTGTATGGATGTTAATTGAAGTCCATCTTGCTATGTTTTGAAGTACTGATTTTCGTTTTATTAGGTAACACCATAGATTGTAAGTGGATCGCTTTCTCTTGTTTTCCCTTTTCTTGGAGGGAGTTAGGTCTAGATATCGACTTTCTACTGttcgttttttttaaaaaaatattgaaatcctGCTGTTTCCTTCACTAGTTTATTGCTTGTTGAAGATTTAAGGATAATACTTTCTTTGGATTAttaccttatttttatttcttctgttAATCCTAGTTTGGTGCTAATATCATGCTGGATGACTGGGAAGAGAATTTGGCTGTGATTACTGCAAACAGAACGAAGGATGACGAATTGGTTCTTCTTCATCTTGGCGATTGTTTGTGGAGAGAGAGGAGTGATGTATGTCTTATGCcgtgtttttttatttatattactcTCATTCAGTGGATTGCCTTTGATTTTTTTGTCTGCTGTTTACATTCATTTCTAAACAATAATCTAGATTGTTGCTGCACACATCTGCTATCTAGTGGCTGAAGCAAATTTTGAACAATATTCAGACACTGCAAGAGTGTGTCTTGTGGGTGCAGATCACTTGAAATTCCCCCGAACTTATGCTAGTCCAGATGCTATTCAGGTGCTGCTGACCTCTAGCTTTTGTGCATTTACTTGTTAAATGAAAAAATGTGAAACATCTTGTGCCACAGCCATCATATTGACTAATGTAACTGTATGTGCTATTGGTTAACACGGGTTTATCGCTCGACTGATCAAATGCTTGTATGGACAGAGGACTGAAATTTATGAATACTCAAAGGTGCTGGGGAATTCTCAATTTATTCTCCCTCCTTTTCAACCATATAAACTTGTGTATGCGCACATGCTAGCTGAAGTTGGGAGGATATCGGATGCATTAAAGTTAGTCTGCAAATTATTTATTCAGCAAGTTACCTGAGATCCTTTCAATTGGTTCCTTAGCATTTTTACTTGTAGGTACTGTCAAGCATTGTCGAAATCACTTAAAACTGGCCGAACCCCTGAGACTGAAACTTTGAGACAGTTAGCGTCATCTCTCGAGGAAAGGATTAAAACTCATCAACAGGTACCTCTTTATCCTCTCATCTTTGTTAGGATGACTGTCTCAGAGATGCTTATGGCGGAATTTTCTGCATACAGGGAGGGTTCTCCACAAATTTGGCTCCTGCAAAGTTGGTTGGTAAATTGCTTAACCTTTTTGATAGCACAGCTCATCGTGTTGTTGGGGGCTTGCCACCATCGGTGCCAACAAGTGGCAATTCACAAGGGAATGAACAGCATAATCAGTTTGCGCCGCCTAGAGTTTCAAGTAGTCAGTCAACCATGGCAATGTCATCGCTGATCCCCTCGGCGTCTATGGAGCCAATAAATGAATGGGCAGCTGATAGCAGTAGAATGACGATGCATAATAGAAGTGTTTCAGAGCCTGACATTGGAAGAACTCCAAGACAGGTGTCTTATCCTGTTTCTCTGTAAATATTATGTTGGACTGGATCTATCTGATCTGGCTTGAAAAGAGGAGATTTTTCATGAGTTTGTGTTGGATCAGGTTGATTCATCAAAGGATGCAAGCTCAAGTAACAATGGAAACGATGCATCAGGAGCTGGAGGGATATCACGCTTTCGTCGCTTTGGCTTTGGCTCCCAGCTTCTCCAGAAAACTGTTGGATTAGTCCTCAAACCCCGTCAAGGCCGTCAGGTAGATATTTATTTTCTCTCATCTTTGTCATTTTCTAGATTGTAGTCCTCACAGAATTTGATGTTGACGCTTGTTTCCTTTTGTCTTGATTCCTTGTAGGCAAAATTGGGTGATACGaataaattttattatgatgAAAACCTTAAAAGATGGGTAGAGGAAGGAGCAGAGGCTCCTGCTGCGGAACCACCCCTTGCACCCCCACCCACCAGTGCTGCTTTGCAGAATGGAGCACCAGATTATAATGTGAATAGCGTATTAAAGAGTGAAAGTTCTATATGCAACAACGGATTTCCGGAAATGAAGAATCCAACTTCTGCTGATAATGGCGCGGGAATCCCACCTCTTCCGCCTACCTCCAACCAATTCTCAGCTCGTGGTCGTATGGGTGTCCGGTCAAGGCAAGTGATTTTGGCGTTTTAATTATTTTCAGCTAATATGATTTGACCAGTAGACCCATAAAAAGTTGACCGGTAGATATCTAGTAATGGTCAGTGACATCTTTGTACAGCTATGCTATAAGTAAGCACCCGTACCTGATTGAACCTATTGGTTGCTTAGGCGAAACAGCCCTTGTCTTTTTGTTGGTCCGATTCTGAAAGAGGATTTTTATTGGTGAGAGTAAATATTTGATCCTGAGCCctaggggtctatcggaaacaacctctctagttcatctgaggtagtagtatggactgcgtacactttatcctccccagactcccactttgtgggaatacactaggtatattgttattgttatagAGTAAATATTTGATAAGCTCCTGTCCGTCTAACCAACTACTTTTAGCGTATGCATCCATTGATAAGAGATTGATCAAAAAACAAAAGCTATCGAGCATTTGTTTCTTTTGTCTATAAGTTCTGGTTGCTCTGTGATCAAATTGAGTTGATTGGCTCGTTCAAATTAACCTTTATTACTGAAAGTGATACAGAAGGAATGCTTTCAAAGGTTCAAATATAAGTGCGTCTATTGCTCTCCGTTCTATAACTCAAAATAGAGAAACCTGACTGGCTTCTGTTCCTTCTTTTGACAGGTATGTTGACACATTCAACAAAGGTGGTGGTAACGCAACAAATCTATTCCAGGTGCCTTCTGTTCCTTCCGTAAAGCCTGCTACTGCTGGCAATGCCAAGTTTTTTGTTCCCACCGCGATGTCCCCTGTTGAAGAGACAGGGAACAATACTTCTAACGAGCAAGAAACTTCAAGTAATAGCGAAAGTGATTCAGTCGCTGCTGTTAATGGATCCTCTTATTTTCCCGCACCAACATCGAGTGCCCCACCTATGCAAAGATTTGCAAGCATGGACAACTTCTCCAATAANNNNNNNNNNNNNNNNNNNNNNNNNNNNNNNNNNNNNNNNNNNNNNNNNNNNNNNNNNNNNNNNNNNNNNNNNNNNNNNNNNNNNNNNNNNNNNNNNNNNtatatatatatatatatccaatcAACCGAAAAACATTAAGCAAGTTGCAActaattctatttttttgttcGGTGTTTGGTATCTGCTTTTAAGCAAGATTAACTTAGACTCGCATTGGGAAGCTTTGGAGTAAAGTGCTCCCTATCAAATGTGGTCTATTCTACGTCCAGGATTAAAATTCGAAAcctttagttaaaaataaaaacttatttatcACCGCAACAACCTTTTTAAGTAACTCTATCCTATGTAttgactaaaaatataaaataaataataagtcaCATTAATATCTACCTTTAGATTCTTCAAATTTCACCAACCCAATATATTCCTAGACCTAATTGTGTAGgatttttctttcatgattttttatttggtgtTCAGTACATCTTTGTTTAGACAAAACTGATATGAATTCACATTGAAAATGCGAGACTTTTACttagagataaaaaataatttttatttagactCCAAATTTATGGTTAATGATCTTCAAATATCGGTcgactttgactttttaaaacttttttaaagtagtatttaCATATACAATAgccaaaaatcaaccatgttgaCTAGCTATGAATATAGTTGGATTAGCTCAATTTaagtaattttaattaaataagacTTGATTTTGCTttctctaaaaagaaaaaaacaaggttagataattttttttttcaaatcagagCGATAAAGAGCTAAATCTCAATGGATCGTGGCAACATGacaagtttagttaattagaatTCCAACTAGCTATGTGTTACATCCATGGTTCTTTTAGATAATGtttttgaagttg is a genomic window containing:
- the LOC107851158 gene encoding protein transport protein SEC16B homolog (The sequence of the model RefSeq protein was modified relative to this genomic sequence to represent the inferred CDS: added 1312 bases not found in genome assembly), whose amino-acid sequence is MVFDPQYPGWYYDTNALEWRSLESYTPSAQPTVQAESQLDQNVLASQQTFSDSNDKQNYGAYGHNDSSRFQGFSSGGGDYNWSGSSGNYNQHQHSSYMSQNENVARSNPMAEYRGNQQLENNYNQDFSASSHVNKQISNHYEGTVPYNANAIQSQNDQRFFSGGGFGQQFSQPTLQKHEQKHASSDYYGNQTTVNYSQQAFQSSQQFAHAPAAGKSSAGRPPHALVNFGFGGKLIVMKDHSSFGNPSFGSQNHVGGSISVLNLMDVFSERVDSSSLAMGACDYTRALCRQTFPGPLVGGSPSIKEFNKWIDERIANGESPDMDYRKGEVLRLLLSLLKIACQYYGKLRSPFGTEAVLKESDVPETAVAKLFASVKRNGMQLNQYGTISQCLQQLPSEGQMRAMASEVQSLLVSGRKTEALQCAQEGQLWGPALVLAAQLGDQFYGETVKQMALRQLVAGSPLRTLCLLIAGQPGAVFSIDSAAQSGMPVVNAVQQPAQFGANIMLDDWEENLAVITANRTKDDELVLLHLGDCLWRERSDIVAAHICYLVAEANFEQYSDTARVCLVGADHLKFPRTYASPDAIQRTEIYEYSKVLGNSQFILPPFQPYKLVYAHMLAEVGRISDALKYCQALSKSLKTGRTPETETLRQLASSLEERIKTHQQGGFSTNLAPAKLVGKLLNLFDSTAHRVVGGLPPSVPTSGNSQGNEQHNQFAPPRVSSSQSTMAMSSLIPSASMEPINEWAADSSRMTMHNRSVSEPDIGRTPRQVDSSKDASSSNNGNDASGAGGISRFRRFGFGSQLLQKTVGLVLKPRQGRQAKLGDTNKFYYDENLKRWVEEGAEAPAAEPPLAPPPTSAALQNGAPDYNVNSVLKSESSICNNGFPEMKNPTSADNGAGIPPLPPTSNQFSARGRMGVRSRYVDTFNKGGGNATNLFQVPSVPSVKPATAGNAKFFVPTAMSPVEETGNNTSNEQETSSNSESDSVAAVNGSSYFPAPTSSAPPMQRFASMDNFSNKGASTAPPMQRFASMDNISNKGASTGSLSTNSRRTASWSGSFPDAYSSNKSEVKPRGAGLSMSPLSFIPSDANSMHSSKSGGSFSDDLHEVDL